The Peromyscus maniculatus bairdii isolate BWxNUB_F1_BW_parent chromosome 3, HU_Pman_BW_mat_3.1, whole genome shotgun sequence genome segment gaatctttaaaaaaaaaaacaaaaaaaacaactagtaggagcctggtctacaaagcaagttctaggacagccaggccgcgtaagaaaaaccctgttttgaaaaacaacaaaaagctagaAGAAGGGAAAGGATTGCCTTTTCTCTTAGTACAATACATTTATTTCCAATTTAACAAGCAAAGTTAGTGCTTATGCACGATAAATATTAATCCACTTAAATCTCTTGTAGGTTTGTGTCTTTTCATATACAAATAGATGAAAAAACTAAGCtacagagaggctaggtaaaTTATCAGAGGCCATGTAGCTAGAAAAGTCTGAGCCTTATTACATCCTGTTGGTTATCTGCTTGAAGAAGTGTTCTAGAGGCATGGTCTGTATTCTGGAGGGATCTGAAGGCCCAGCCAAACTCCAGCTGTTCTTTCCTTCAGAAAGCGGGGTGGTAAAGATGAAAGGCTGCTGGCCCTTGGTCATAGGCTACCACTGGTCATTCAGAAGCCATGTACCCCTGCTCTCCTGTCTTATCAGAAATCCCAGTACTTATTTGTTCTGCCTTTGCTGGGCTCTGTGGTTCTGTTGGGAGTGCACTGTGGTCACTGGTCCTGGACAGAGACTATCACAGGAAAGAGGCCATGACGTCTGATGCCCTCGGggcttcctctcttttccttagAAACAGGCCAGCTGGAATCTGTCCCAAGTGTTCTTCCCTGGATCAAGCAAGAAGAAGAGGCGTATGAGAAGAGCCTACGGGAGACAAGCAGTGCGTATCTGTGCTCAGGTGAGGCCCAGGGGCAGGCTGCTTCTCTGGGCCTCTGAACACCtgcggggggcagggggggggggattctgTATTCATGTCTGGAAGTGGCAGCGAGCAAGAATCCTGTGTTGTCCTGTTGTCTCTGTGCTGTTTGCTGTGGACACTTGTCCCACCGTATCCTGGCTGGCTTAGGAACTATGCTGACATTGTGCTGGGTGGGCACTGTAAGCACTGACTGATGCAGAGGACACATCCCCATCCCCACAGGACTTTTCAGTTAAGAGAAAGACAACCACAAATTAACAGTACAACTAAAGAGGAGGAAACCATGTCTGAGCCAGAAAGTCCTTTGAGAATGATAAAAATTGTGGACAGTGTCCTCAGAAGGCACTTACACTTAGAATGTATTTACATGGGAAGGCCTTCTGTAATCAGGGTGTGAGGGGTGGGCTATCTCATTCATGGTGTGGTGGCACCAATCAGGTTGTCAGGGAGCTGGTCTTGGGAGGCTGTTGAAGCCACAGCTTAGCTGCAAGGGTGTTTGGATGACATGTAGATCACACAGACTAAGGCCTCTGGCAGAAAGCAAGTGGGAAATAGGTAGGTGAGGGCCAGAGTGACAGGCTCATGTGAGCCTCAGGCCTTCCATACCaaagaacaggagggatcaggtggtcTCGCTCCAGAGCCTGTGGCAGAGATGACTCATTGCTGTGTCTCCTCCCACCAGAAACCTGGCTAGCTAACAAGAAAAGGACCCTGGAAGGAGAGTCCGTGGTACCAGAGACAGCCTGGGCAACCGATGGAAGACCCAGCAAGGACGACTTCGAGAGGGGAACCTGTGGGGATCTGCTCCCTGTTTCCAGAGAGCGAGAGGTTGCCTCCCTCCCCCGAGGCGCGCAGAGTCAGCCTGTGCCAGCGCCTGAGGGCACTGAGAATGGCCAGAACTTCACTGTCAAAGAGCCTGGCACTCAGCATGATCACCCGCACCATGGAGCTCAGTCCTTTGCCAGTCTCCAGTGCCCCCAGAGTGCCACACAGCAGGTCACTCTCGCCAGGAACCGGTGTGCACCCACAGCCCAGCGTGCCTACACCTGCATCCAGTGTGGCAAGAGCTTCGTCCACCAGTCAACACTCACCACGCACTACCGCACACACACCGGGGAGAAGCCTTACAAGTGCGCCGAGTGTGAGAAGCGGTTTGGCCGCCTGTCCACACTGCTGGAGCACCAGCGCACCCACACCGGAGAGCGGCCCTTCCCGTGTGCACAGTGTGGCCGTCGTTTTGGGCGCCTGTCCACACTGGTGGAACATCGGCGCACCCACACGGGTGAGAAGCCATTTCCGTGCACCCAGTGTGACAAGCGTTTCACACGCTTGGCCAACTTGACAGTGCACCAGAGTGTGCACTCCGGGGAGCACGCCTTCCAGTGCGCCCAGTGTGGCTCGTGCTTCACGCACAAGCCCGGGTTCCTGCGGCATCTGCGCAGCCACTCTCAGGAGAAGCGCTTCACCTGTGGCCAGTGTGGCAAGAGCTTCACCTGCCGCTCCTGGCTGGTGCGCCACCAGGGCAGTCATGCCCGCTCAGCCTCCTCTACTTACGTGGCTTGTGAGAAGAGCTCACCAAGCCATGAGTCACCGGCGGGTCTCCTTAAAGGCGCAGCTAGGGGGAAGTTTTCCAGTGTCCCTTCTGGCTCACCCAGATCCAAGGACACTAAGGCATATGGCAGAGGTCAGCAGCTCAGTGGCCAGGGTCAGGAAGGTCTGGTGGGGTCTCTGCATAGTTGTCTCTCTGTAAAGATGGAGAATGCAGGGTAGCACCCACAGAGTTCCCTAATGAGGCCGCACAGGGCTTCTGGGTCCTCTTGAATCCAAGCTGCCTCCTACAGGGCGCTTCTTGGGTCAGATGTGTGGTGCCTGCCATCTGCTAGGCCTCCTGGGGAGGGTGTCTCCCACGGACTGCAGGTGCTAAGTGCCCTGAGATTCTTGCTGCAGGGAAGGCTCCAGCATCaggtgaagggaagagggaatcGTGAGTATCTGCCAGCAGCAGACGAGTCCCCCGAGATCCTGGAAGCCTCATCACCATCTCAGCAGTTCAGGCAGCAGTGAGCTTTTCACCGTCAAAGGGCTTGGCCAGTTAGGAATGCTGCCATTTTGAAAAGTTGAATTGCTCCGCTTCTGTCTGAGCAACTCAACTCAAACTAGTTTCCAAGATTAATTTAGGACCgggctggggatgtgactcaaCAGAGTGTCCATCTAGCATGCATGGATGGCGACGTGGTTAGATCCCCAGCATCAAATTAAGCCGgccatgatggcacatacctgtgaTTCTAGCATTCCtgttgatgcaggaggatcagaagttcaaggtctgttTGGCTACAGCGTCCCTGTTTAAAGAAACAAAGTATCCTTTAGGAGTTCTCAGATGCCCCATGTCTCACCAGTGGCCCGTATTTGTAGAATAACCGCATGCGTGTTCCCAAGGAGGGGCTGGGACTCAGTGTCATTGTCCCCACTTTGGAGGAATGTGGGAAAGCAGACCTGTGCTGCTTGCTCTGCCCTCTGGGCTTTGTCTACATCTGGAGGTGATTTTTACTGAAGATCTGAGATTTCCCATATTCACTTAAAACCTGTAAATAAAGATATTTATGAAGAACTATAAACTCCCCTTCTTGCCCTGATGACCCTGCCAAAATTGGTTATTGTTTTGCAGTAATATTTGGCTCCAGATTTGGGTAATAGTGGCgagttatttttaactgtgtgtccCTGTTAAAGTTCTGAAAGAAAAAGTGATGGGAAGCACCATGGAGGCAGACTCGGGGTGGggcaggctgatttttttttcctggagggcACTGTGGGCCATAGAAAGCACGACTGCCTGCAACTCGAGCCCTCTTCTTCAAGGGACACATAGACATGAAGCATACGCTCACATAGACATGTGCATATAAATATAGAAGCTTAAGAAAAAGCATTATCTGTGGAATGGGTGGTATGTTTCCATTAGGGGGCACCACACGATTCATCTCTCCCCACCTCAATATTTATACATTAACTTTCATTAATCCTGAGGTCTGTTGATTGTAAAGCACCTTTATTTTCTACCTCTCTAAGCAAAGAAAAGCTGTAGTCCTGTCCTTATGACTTACCAATGCAAGATAAGTGCATCCCAACTGTAGCCATATTTTCAATTTGAGCAAAAGTGTCAGGCTATCCTGGGTAGATCCTGACCAGCAAATGTCTCCCCATCCCCAGGTGCTGGTGGTAATTTGTATTCCTCCCCTGTTACTTTGCTCAGTTTGAGCAAAAGTGTCAGGCTATCCTGGGTAGATCCTGACCAGCAAATGTCTCCCCATCCCCAGGTGCTGGTGGTAATTTGTATTCCTCCCCTGTTACTTTGTACCAAATGTAAGCCCTTTACATAACACACCCCACACAACACACTCAGAGGGTGGACCCCAGTGGCATTTCAAAACTCCCATAGTAGCCAAGCACGGTGGTGCGCACTTTTAGTCacagcactgaggcagaggcaggtggatctctgttcaagaccagcctgggctacagagtgagttccagaacagctagagctgttacagagaaactgtgtctcgaaaAGCAAGCAACAACCCCCCCCTGCCCCATATCGTAGAAAGCACTCCTTAATGAACAAGTGCCCCCATAACCCCAGGTCCCAGCTGCCATGTCACACTAGGACAAGGACCTGGACACGAGCCTGTTCTGCAGTGCCTTCATCAGGGAAGCAATCATTTCTCAAACACCGTCAGGGTGAGGGTGTCTTCATGGTCCTCACAAAGGACCTGCATCCGGTTGTATAATCTCAAAGAATAAACAGTGTCTTGAGATAATACTATGAgggctgggaatggagcctggTAGAACtgtttgcctagtatgcatgaaaCTGTGATTCCCAGTACCATATAAACTGGCAACGATGGTgtacacccataatcccagcacttggcataTGGAGGCAGAATGACCTTCATCCTTGGTGACATAGTGAatataaggccagcctggttacatgaaaccctgtcttcaaagacAAAGtcctgaagccagcctggactacagagttagACCATCTCAGAAAAATGTCTCATGTAACAGGAGCTGAATGTTTGAGAACTGGAAGCATATGGGGACAGGTGGTAGGAAAGGAAATCCAGTCCTGTACAGAGGGTGCTGGAGCTTGACTACTGCATGTCAAGATGCTGAGCTTTGGGGAATCTGTAAGAGAACAGGTCCTGTGTCCAAAGCTGTGGAGCTGGTGATGAGATGGAaagcctttcctcctcttctccatctgcCCAGAAATGAGGAAGCCCCGTGcggtggatatcactctatataaataaaacactgatggccagtgaccaggcaggaagtataggcgggacaaagagagaggagaattggggaaacaggaagaagggggagagacactgcagccaccgccaggacaagcagcatgtaaagacgccggtaagccaccagccacgtggcaaggtatagatttataaaaatgggttaatttaagataaaagaacagttagcaagaagcctgacacggccatacagtttgtatgcaatgtaagtctctgtgtttacttggtcgggtctgagcggctgtgggactggcaggtgacaaagatttgtactgactgtgggcaaggcaggaaaactctagctacaaatggcacccaacggcttgagtttccaccttaaacctgagaatatttaataaccaattctaaacagagcccaaaacaggttcctgcttcttgtctcataccgggaagctagacgccgcaaaatgcaggtttgaacactggtgggttcctggcgttttcgtttgacctgcagtatggcggaaatgaggcgtctgccagcagcacattaagctgggtggtagatttagtctttaccattatttttttaaaaaattaataataataaaaaaaaaggtttctgggctacacgctgctttgataaaagcttagacccactatttctgagacttgatgactcccagagctggcggaaaatgtaccactgccatgttgggaagctaaagtgggcggagccagcagccacagcgccgatccagtcttaaaatggtgcagtttaaagcaataggctcaaggtaatataaaaaataagccacgtaaagatggctaccacacagagaatctggattatgttctctttgatattcgtaactgaagaaaaacatttgattgcaaaagctgttgaattatgccaaaatgtatattttaaaggtaccttgacttcaaaatttggatttaaggatatgttgctttggaaaagaggttctgcttttgtttccacagaaagccagaggctgtggatttgttccagattaagatacatcaggtttcaccagccaagaccccctgaaaggtctccgatgacaccatggcccagatgatccaacatccagagcggtttcaaggcaactggttcacacaatacagcctcacggactaccccataggcctaaaattttctttgcgtccccataagatacagtgcccccctccagcaagaagtagtaagagatgctatgcccaaattcccaaatataccaagctggctttagaggtggaattggttCACTCCCcgtctaaacccagacatattgcttaaaaaaaaaaaaaaatggttaagaggttcttgtgtcccaaatcagaagagccctctggtgtgggacagagaaaaaacaatatttttatttaaaacaggttgattataaatgtgatctctttctgaaaaagaaaaggggatatgatacagatatataggaggatatagagatgataagataaaagggtagattaatgaacctacttttaaagaacaacttgtttaaaatgtcttacattggtatagattttagtttattgatacaaacttgaagtta includes the following:
- the LOC102917834 gene encoding uncharacterized protein LOC102917834 isoform X2, whose product is MPHVHPALPRRRQKKGKHLSNSSSSKRKQEVLHLSQTLEFQQTPALYRLNRRENLQRENCQPPLLQMVCLLRGQDWHVGTDLQQQVQIQSAEISLLAILAAVQAVEKKTESQAVHLQSLEIRTGSAEKKLADFERTAMELSSQLEGKWAVLGTLLQEYGLLQRRLENLESQMQNRNSWVLRLPPSSKDEAPKVSMTTEEVAGCFPEQQEGSPEDWQKELCTHGAKESREVLGSLETGQLESVPSVLPWIKQEEEAYEKSLRETSKTWLANKKRTLEGESVVPETAWATDGRPSKDDFERGTCGDLLPVSREREVASLPRGAQSQPVPAPEGTENGQNFTVKEPGTQHDHPHHGAQSFASLQCPQSATQQVTLARNRCAPTAQRAYTCIQCGKSFVHQSTLTTHYRTHTGEKPYKCAECEKRFGRLSTLLEHQRTHTGERPFPCAQCGRRFGRLSTLVEHRRTHTGEKPFPCTQCDKRFTRLANLTVHQSVHSGEHAFQCAQCGSCFTHKPGFLRHLRSHSQEKRFTCGQCGKSFTCRSWLVRHQGSHARSASSTYVACEKSSPSHESPAGLLKGAARGKFSSVPSGSPRSKDTKAYGRGQQLSGQGQEGLVGSLHSCLSVKMENAG
- the LOC102917834 gene encoding uncharacterized protein LOC102917834 isoform X1 gives rise to the protein MPHVHPALPRRRQKKGKHLSNSSSSKRKQEVLHLSQTLEFQQTPALYRLNRRENLQRENCQPPLLQMVCLLRGQDWHVGTDLQQQVQIQSAEISLLAILAAVQAVEKKTESQAVHLQSLEIRTGSAEKKLADFERTAMELSSQLEGKWAVLGTLLQEYGLLQRRLENLESQMQNRNSWVLRLPPSSKDEAPKVSMTTEEVAGCFPEQQEGSPEDWQKELCTHGAKESREVLGSLETGQLESVPSVLPWIKQEEEAYEKSLRETSSAYLCSETWLANKKRTLEGESVVPETAWATDGRPSKDDFERGTCGDLLPVSREREVASLPRGAQSQPVPAPEGTENGQNFTVKEPGTQHDHPHHGAQSFASLQCPQSATQQVTLARNRCAPTAQRAYTCIQCGKSFVHQSTLTTHYRTHTGEKPYKCAECEKRFGRLSTLLEHQRTHTGERPFPCAQCGRRFGRLSTLVEHRRTHTGEKPFPCTQCDKRFTRLANLTVHQSVHSGEHAFQCAQCGSCFTHKPGFLRHLRSHSQEKRFTCGQCGKSFTCRSWLVRHQGSHARSASSTYVACEKSSPSHESPAGLLKGAARGKFSSVPSGSPRSKDTKAYGRGQQLSGQGQEGLVGSLHSCLSVKMENAG
- the LOC102917834 gene encoding zinc finger protein 398-like isoform X4 translates to MVCLLRGQDWHVGTDLQQQVQIQSAEISLLAILAAVQAVEKKTESQAVHLQSLEIRTGSAEKKLADFERTAMELSSQLEGKWAVLGTLLQEYGLLQRRLENLESQMQNRNSWVLRLPPSSKDEAPKVSMTTEEVAGCFPEQQEGSPEDWQKELCTHGAKESREVLGSLETGQLESVPSVLPWIKQEEEAYEKSLRETSSAYLCSETWLANKKRTLEGESVVPETAWATDGRPSKDDFERGTCGDLLPVSREREVASLPRGAQSQPVPAPEGTENGQNFTVKEPGTQHDHPHHGAQSFASLQCPQSATQQVTLARNRCAPTAQRAYTCIQCGKSFVHQSTLTTHYRTHTGEKPYKCAECEKRFGRLSTLLEHQRTHTGERPFPCAQCGRRFGRLSTLVEHRRTHTGEKPFPCTQCDKRFTRLANLTVHQSVHSGEHAFQCAQCGSCFTHKPGFLRHLRSHSQEKRFTCGQCGKSFTCRSWLVRHQGSHARSASSTYVACEKSSPSHESPAGLLKGAARGKFSSVPSGSPRSKDTKAYGRGQQLSGQGQEGLVGSLHSCLSVKMENAG
- the LOC102917834 gene encoding zinc finger protein 398-like isoform X3; this encodes MTEAAAAPDWHVGTDLQQQVQIQSAEISLLAILAAVQAVEKKTESQAVHLQSLEIRTGSAEKKLADFERTAMELSSQLEGKWAVLGTLLQEYGLLQRRLENLESQMQNRNSWVLRLPPSSKDEAPKVSMTTEEVAGCFPEQQEGSPEDWQKELCTHGAKESREVLGSLETGQLESVPSVLPWIKQEEEAYEKSLRETSSAYLCSETWLANKKRTLEGESVVPETAWATDGRPSKDDFERGTCGDLLPVSREREVASLPRGAQSQPVPAPEGTENGQNFTVKEPGTQHDHPHHGAQSFASLQCPQSATQQVTLARNRCAPTAQRAYTCIQCGKSFVHQSTLTTHYRTHTGEKPYKCAECEKRFGRLSTLLEHQRTHTGERPFPCAQCGRRFGRLSTLVEHRRTHTGEKPFPCTQCDKRFTRLANLTVHQSVHSGEHAFQCAQCGSCFTHKPGFLRHLRSHSQEKRFTCGQCGKSFTCRSWLVRHQGSHARSASSTYVACEKSSPSHESPAGLLKGAARGKFSSVPSGSPRSKDTKAYGRGQQLSGQGQEGLVGSLHSCLSVKMENAG